From the genome of Anaerolineae bacterium:
CGAACCCAAGTGGGTCATCGCCATGGGCGCCTGCGCCAGCAGCGGCGGCATGTTCAACAATTACGCCGTCATCCAGGGCGTGGATAAAATCATCCCGGTGGACGTCTACATTCCCGGCTGTCCGCCGCGGCCCGAAGCCCTGCTCTACGGCCTGACCCTGCTCCAGAAGAAAATCGAGAAAGATCGTTTCAGGGATTACGCATAATCGGCTTTCGTCACTGGACGCGCATGTTCGCTCACCAATACAGCGGTCGGTAAGGAATGGGCATGATCGAAGGGAACCTGACTCTCGACAAACTGCAGGCGCAGTTCCCCGGGGCCGTCTTGGATGCCGTGGACTGCAAGGGCGATGTCACCATCACGGTGGCAGTGGACCGTCTGCTGGACATCTGCCGCTTTCTGCGGGATGATCCTGACCTGCGGTACGACCTGCTGTCCTTCGTCACGGCGGTGGACCGGCTCCATCTGGGGATTCAGCCCCGCTTCGCCACGATATACAACCTGTACTCGCTGACCCACCGCCGGCGCATTATGCTCAAGGTCCCGCTGGAAGGCGACCCACCGCACTGCCCCAGCGTCACCTCCATCTGGCCGGGCGCCGACTGGCACGAGCGCGAGACCTACGACCTGATGGGCATCATTTTCGACGGCCATCCCTCCCTTTGCCGCATCATGCTCCCGGATGATTGGAAGGGGCATCCACTGCGCAAGGATTATCCCCTGGGCGGGGAACCGGTGGCCTTTTCGGAGAACGCCGACGACCCAGCGCTGGCCGGCCTGGGCACCCAGGTGATGGATGCTCCCTCGACCCCACCCCTCCTGCCGCCGAGCTGGGTGGATGACCCCGCCATGCTGGTGGTCAACTTCGGCCCCCAACACCCCGCCACGCACGGCGTCATGCGCTTCGTGCTCCAGCTCGACGGCGAGAAAATCGTGCGTTGCTGGCCGGACCCCGGGCACCTGCACTCCGGCATTGAGAAGACGGTCGAGTACAAGACCTACATGCAGGCCATCCCCTATACCGACCGCATGGACTATGTCTCGGCCATGAACAACAACCTGGGGCTGATCCTGGCCATCGAGAAACTGCTCGATATCGAGCCGCCGCCGCGCGCCCAGGTCTTGCGGGTGATCTTGTGTGAGCTACAGCGCCTGGCGGCGCACTGCATCTGGATCGGCACCAGTTGTCTGGACCTCTCGGGCACGATCCATGCCCTGCTCCTGTACGCCTTCCAGCAGCGCGAGTACATCCTGAACATCTTCGAGATGGTCGCCGGCGCCCGCCTCACCCCCACCTACTTCTGCGTGGGCGGGGTGCGCTGGGATGTGCCCGAGGGCTTCGTGCCGGCGGTGCGCTCCTTCCTGGAAGGCTTCGTCAAGGCGCTGGACGAATGGGAGACCATGCTGACGAACAACCCCATCTGGCTCTCCCGCACCAAGGGCATCGGGTACCTGCCGCTCGACAAGGCCATTGCCATGGGGGTGACCGGACCGTGTCTGCGCGGCAGTGGGCTGGCCTACGATGTCCGCAAGTACGCGCCCTATGCCGCCTACGACCAGTTCGAATTCGATATCCCTACCCAGAAGGAAGGGGACTGCTATGCCCGCTACCTGGTGCGGGTGGCGGAGATGCGCCAGAGCGTGCGCATTATCCAGCAGGCGCTGGCCAAACTGCCGGCCGGCCCGGTCAAGGCCGACGAGCGCAAGGTGGTCCTGCCGCCGCGGGCGGAACTGGAAACGAGCATGGAGGCACTCATCCATCACTTCAAGCTGGTGACGGAGGGGTTCAACGTGCCGGCCGGCGAGGTCTATGCCGCTGTGGAGGCCCCCAAGGGCGAGCTGGGCTTTTACCTGGTCTCCGACGGCGGCCCCAAGCCCTATCGCTTGAAGATCCGCGGCCCCTCCTTCTCCAACATCGCCGCCTCGCCCATTATGGCGGAGGGCGCCTGGCTGGCCGATATGGTGGCCATCATCGGATCCATTGATATCACCATGGGAGAGGTCGACCGCTAGACGCGGGCGGGAGGAAAGCCTTGATCCTGTCAGAGACAGCGAGAGCGCAGATTCGCCAGTTGATGCAGCGGTACCCACAGGCGCGTTCGGCGCTGTTGCCGGCGCTGGACATCGCCCAGCGCGAGGCCGGCTACCTGTCCCCCCAGGTCCTGCGGGAAGTGGCCGTCCTGATGGACCTGCCCCCCGTGGAAGTGGCCTCGGTCGCCAGCTTCTACACCATGCTGTACCGCCGGCCGGTCGGCAAGCATGTCATCCAGGTCTGCACCAACATCTCCTGCTCCTTGATGGGTGCGGAGCATATCGTGGATGTCCTGCGGAAGAAGCTGGGCATCGAAGTGGGGGAAACCACGCCCGACGGCCGATTTACCCTGCTTACTGTGGAGTGCCTGGGGTCGTGCGGCACTGCGCCGATGATGCAGGTGGATGACACCTATTACGAGAACCTTACCGAGGAGCGGCTGGACGCTATCCTGGCCGAGCTGTCCAGGGATTGAGCCGGCGGCAATCGCTGACGAGGTAGTTGAAGGACGAGCGAATGGCTGAGAAGATTCTACTGCGCAATGTCGGGGTGCCCAATT
Proteins encoded in this window:
- a CDS encoding NADH-quinone oxidoreductase subunit D, with the translated sequence MIEGNLTLDKLQAQFPGAVLDAVDCKGDVTITVAVDRLLDICRFLRDDPDLRYDLLSFVTAVDRLHLGIQPRFATIYNLYSLTHRRRIMLKVPLEGDPPHCPSVTSIWPGADWHERETYDLMGIIFDGHPSLCRIMLPDDWKGHPLRKDYPLGGEPVAFSENADDPALAGLGTQVMDAPSTPPLLPPSWVDDPAMLVVNFGPQHPATHGVMRFVLQLDGEKIVRCWPDPGHLHSGIEKTVEYKTYMQAIPYTDRMDYVSAMNNNLGLILAIEKLLDIEPPPRAQVLRVILCELQRLAAHCIWIGTSCLDLSGTIHALLLYAFQQREYILNIFEMVAGARLTPTYFCVGGVRWDVPEGFVPAVRSFLEGFVKALDEWETMLTNNPIWLSRTKGIGYLPLDKAIAMGVTGPCLRGSGLAYDVRKYAPYAAYDQFEFDIPTQKEGDCYARYLVRVAEMRQSVRIIQQALAKLPAGPVKADERKVVLPPRAELETSMEALIHHFKLVTEGFNVPAGEVYAAVEAPKGELGFYLVSDGGPKPYRLKIRGPSFSNIAASPIMAEGAWLADMVAIIGSIDITMGEVDR
- the nuoE gene encoding NADH-quinone oxidoreductase subunit NuoE; this translates as MLSETARAQIRQLMQRYPQARSALLPALDIAQREAGYLSPQVLREVAVLMDLPPVEVASVASFYTMLYRRPVGKHVIQVCTNISCSLMGAEHIVDVLRKKLGIEVGETTPDGRFTLLTVECLGSCGTAPMMQVDDTYYENLTEERLDAILAELSRD